The Cynocephalus volans isolate mCynVol1 chromosome 2, mCynVol1.pri, whole genome shotgun sequence genome window below encodes:
- the FAM53C gene encoding protein FAM53C → MITLITEQLQKQTLDELKCTRFSISLPLPDHADISNCGNPFQLVSEGASWRGLPRCSCAEFQDSLNFSYHPSGLSLHLRPPSRGSSPPEQPLSQVLSPQPPDPEKLPVPPAPPSKRHCRSLSVPVDLSRWQPVWRPAPSKLWTPIKHRGTAGGGGPQVPHQSPPKRVSSLRFLQAPSASSQCAPTHRPYSPPFFSLALAQDSSRPCATSPQSGSWESDAESLSPCPPQRRFSLSPSLGPQASRFLPSARSSPASSPELPWRPRGLRNLPRSRSQPCDLDARKTGVKRRHEEDPRRLRPSLDFDKMNQKPYSGGLCLQETARDGSSISPPWFMACSPPPLSASCSPIGGSSQVLSESEEEEEEEEGAVRWGRQALSKRTLCQQDFGDLDLNLIEEN, encoded by the exons ATGATAACCCTGATCACTGAGCAGCTACAGAAGCAGACTCTGGATGAGCTGAAATGCACACGCTTCAGCATCAGTCTG ccTTTGCCTGATCATGCAGACATCTCCAACTGTGGGAATCCTTTCCAGCTTGTGTCTG AAGGTGCTTCCTGGAGGGGCCTGCCTCGCTGTTCCTGTGCTGAGTTCCAGGACAGCCTCAACTTCAGCTACCACCCTTCAGGCTTAAGCCTACACCTCAGACCACCCAGTCGGGGAAGCTCCCCACCAGAACAGCCCCTCTCCCAAGTCCTAAGCCCTCAGCCCCCAGACCCAGAGAAGCTTCCTGTGCCCCCTGCCCCTCCATCCAAGAGGCACTGCCGCTCACTCTCAGTGCCCGTGGACCTGTCTCGCTGGCAGCCGGTGTGGCGGCCTGCCCCCTCCAAGCTGTGGACTCCCATCAAGCACCGAGGCACTGCTGGAGGGGGTGGGCCGCAGGTGCCTCACCAGAGCCCCCCGAAGCGGGTCTCCAGCCTCAGGTTCCTCCAAGCTCCCAGTGCCTCTTCTCAATGTGCCCCAACCCACAGACCCTACAGCCCTCCTTTCTTCAGCTTGGCCCTGGCCCAAGATTCCTCTCGACCCTGTGCCACCTCCCCTCAGAGTGGCTCCTGGGAGAGTGATGCCGAGTCCCTGTCACCTTGCCCACCCCAGCGCCGCTTCTCCCTGTCACCTAGCCTGGGCCCGCAGGCAAGCCGCTTCTTGCCCTCTGCCCGGAGCTCCCCTGCATCCTCCCCAGAGTTGCCCTGGCGACCTCGAGGTCTCCGCAACCTTCCCCGAAGCCGCTCACAGCCTTGTGACCTGGATGCCCGCAAAACTGGGGTCAAGCGGCGCCATGAGGAGGACCCCCGGCGTCTGCGGCCTTCCTTGGACTTTGACAAGATGAATCAG AAACCATACTCAGGAGGTCTCTGTCTCCAAGAAACAGCCCGGGACGGCAGCAGCATCTCTCCACCATGGTTCATGGCCTGTAGCCCCCCACCCCTCTCTGCTTCCTGCAGCCCCATTGGGGGTTCCTCACAGGTGCTGAGTGAaagtgaagaggaggaggaggaggaggagggggctgtgCGGTGGGGGCGGCAGGCGCTGAGCAAGCGGACACTGTGCCAGCAGGACTTTGGGGACCTGGACTTGAATCTGATTGAGGAGAACTAA